From a region of the Synechococcus sp. PCC 7502 genome:
- a CDS encoding Uma2 family endonuclease, giving the protein MTLLHSRIQGRIVRLWGNYVESSGIGGEVYTPVLPQSFPLIAEIVSPTDIANEVFAKADEYLEFGCEEVWLVFAKEKWIIVVTHTSRIIYAAEETLTSQVLKGFSTTVNALLGS; this is encoded by the coding sequence ATGACATTACTCCACAGCAGAATTCAAGGCAGAATCGTTAGGCTATGGGGTAACTATGTAGAATCATCTGGAATTGGCGGCGAGGTCTATACACCCGTATTACCCCAAAGTTTTCCTTTAATTGCTGAGATAGTCTCACCTACGGACATTGCCAATGAAGTGTTTGCTAAAGCCGATGAATATTTAGAGTTTGGTTGCGAAGAGGTTTGGTTAGTATTTGCCAAAGAGAAATGGATTATTGTTGTCACCCATACCTCCCGTATTATCTATGCTGCGGAGGAAACCTTAACTTCTCAGGTTTTAAAGGGTTTTAGTACCACAGTAAATGCTTTACTAGGCTCATAG
- the lpxD gene encoding UDP-3-O-(3-hydroxymyristoyl)glucosamine N-acyltransferase encodes MKFSELIIALGLGENLSLDYGDPEISGVSTLLEAQPKDLGFLESSRFFPQLTETKAGALFINTDPQVLELVNSLKIPYLSVPQPRLLFARAIALFYPPKPAKSGIHPTAVIESDVEIGAEVYIAPHVVIGSGSKIGNGVVIYPNVTIYEDVIIGDRTVLHANCVIHERSEIGKNCVIHSGAAIGAEGFGFVPSSDGTWAKMQQVGKTILEDNVEVGCNAAIDRGAVGDTRIGKGSKIDNLVQIGHGCQLAENCLMAGQSGLAGGVKLGRNVILAGQAGIANHIKVGDRTIIGAQSGVGQDLDANLQILGAPAIDAKTFIKAAALFRRLPEIYKIVKNLQKRFQD; translated from the coding sequence ATGAAATTTAGTGAGCTAATTATTGCCTTGGGTTTAGGAGAAAATTTAAGCCTTGATTATGGTGATCCAGAAATTTCTGGAGTTTCTACTTTATTAGAAGCTCAGCCCAAGGATTTAGGTTTTTTAGAAAGTAGTCGCTTTTTTCCGCAACTAACTGAAACTAAAGCGGGAGCATTATTTATTAATACCGATCCACAGGTTTTAGAGCTGGTTAACTCCCTTAAGATTCCCTATCTATCGGTACCACAGCCTCGGCTTTTATTTGCAAGGGCGATCGCTTTATTTTATCCACCTAAACCCGCTAAATCTGGTATTCATCCCACCGCCGTAATTGAATCTGATGTGGAAATTGGCGCAGAGGTTTATATTGCCCCCCACGTGGTAATTGGCTCAGGTTCTAAAATTGGGAATGGTGTAGTTATATACCCTAATGTCACTATTTATGAAGATGTAATCATTGGCGATCGCACTGTTCTCCATGCTAATTGTGTAATCCATGAACGTAGCGAAATTGGTAAAAATTGTGTAATTCATAGTGGCGCAGCAATCGGGGCTGAAGGATTTGGCTTTGTTCCCAGCAGTGATGGGACTTGGGCAAAAATGCAGCAGGTGGGTAAAACTATTCTGGAAGATAATGTGGAAGTAGGATGTAATGCAGCAATTGATCGAGGTGCGGTGGGCGATACCCGCATTGGGAAAGGTAGCAAAATTGATAATCTAGTCCAAATCGGTCATGGTTGCCAACTAGCAGAAAATTGTTTGATGGCAGGACAGTCAGGCTTAGCGGGGGGGGTAAAACTTGGCAGAAATGTGATCTTAGCAGGGCAAGCAGGTATTGCTAATCATATTAAAGTGGGCGATCGCACGATAATTGGAGCGCAATCAGGGGTGGGACAAGACCTAGATGCTAATTTACAGATTTTAGGTGCACCTGCGATCGATGCTAAAACCTTTATTAAAGCTGCTGCTTTATTTAGGCGGTTACCAGAAATCTATAAAATTGTCAAAAACTTACAAAAACGTTTTCAAGACTAG
- a CDS encoding DctP family TRAP transporter solute-binding subunit — protein MKFSRKNFLLMAGVTSLTAIGVEKLAAKDTKLSDTSLETELEKVLGLPGEYGKNYGKAKIKAFHLHNQPKSSPLHQNLEALWLDVFEKTNGELFISPLPQDAALQGGDPQAVRLVSTGRFEVVSVAAPIIDKLASDVIGIQNLAFIYQSSKEVFEIINQPVFAEILDRSVAKYNLKYLPKGTFDNGMRNITSVAAKPIYNLDNFKDLIIRIPPSNDFQQAMQALGANPKFFTMNEVYDVLKNQIVEAQENPLSIAKGFALYEVTKYLNMTNHAWSGYNTFFNSNFWNKLSQSNRKVISELLPVYQAKQIKAQEDYNSAIYKELTTKYGMTATQPDCSEAVQKLIPIYKSIYNQLNSQAKSLIKSKLEQKTGVKFS, from the coding sequence ATGAAATTCTCCCGTAAAAATTTTTTATTAATGGCAGGTGTAACCTCCCTTACAGCCATTGGAGTGGAAAAACTAGCTGCCAAGGATACAAAATTATCAGATACTAGCCTTGAAACTGAATTAGAAAAAGTATTAGGACTTCCCGGAGAATACGGAAAAAATTATGGGAAAGCTAAAATTAAAGCCTTTCATCTCCATAATCAGCCGAAATCTAGTCCCTTACATCAAAACCTAGAAGCCCTATGGCTGGATGTTTTTGAGAAAACCAATGGCGAACTTTTCATTTCTCCTCTGCCTCAGGATGCTGCGCTTCAAGGTGGCGATCCCCAAGCTGTACGATTGGTATCAACTGGACGATTTGAGGTTGTAAGTGTGGCGGCTCCAATTATTGATAAATTAGCTTCAGATGTAATTGGCATTCAAAATCTAGCGTTTATCTATCAATCTTCTAAGGAAGTTTTTGAAATAATTAATCAACCTGTTTTTGCCGAAATTCTTGATCGCTCAGTTGCTAAATATAACCTCAAGTATTTACCCAAGGGTACTTTTGATAATGGGATGCGTAATATTACATCCGTTGCAGCAAAACCCATTTATAACTTAGATAACTTCAAAGACTTAATTATTCGGATTCCCCCATCTAATGACTTTCAACAAGCAATGCAAGCCCTCGGTGCCAATCCCAAGTTTTTTACGATGAATGAAGTCTATGATGTTCTTAAAAATCAGATTGTAGAAGCTCAAGAAAATCCATTATCAATAGCAAAAGGATTTGCCCTGTATGAAGTTACTAAATATTTGAATATGACTAATCACGCTTGGTCGGGCTATAACACTTTTTTTAACTCTAACTTTTGGAATAAGTTATCTCAATCTAATCGTAAAGTCATTTCAGAATTATTACCTGTATATCAAGCAAAGCAAATTAAAGCACAGGAAGATTATAACTCTGCTATTTATAAAGAATTGACAACAAAGTATGGTATGACTGCGACTCAACCAGATTGCTCTGAAGCAGTGCAAAAATTAATCCCAATATATAAGTCAATTTATAATCAACTTAATTCACAGGCGAAATCACTAATTAAGTCTAAGTTAGAACAAAAAACTGGAGTTAAATTTAGTTAA
- a CDS encoding class I SAM-dependent methyltransferase has translation MDTNKVTDAETRFSSRVMYYNKYRPSYPNEIIGYLSHQLDLSPSSVIADIGSGTGILSELFLKNGNQVFGVEPNREMRTEAESLLKLYPNFTSIDGSAELTTLKSLSIDFIVAGQSFHWFDLQKARREFLRLLNPQSWVVLIWNDRQTDTTPFLKAYEYFLLKNSTDYEQVNHKNVNEDILNEFFGHSKYQLKQFPNEQIFDYDGLLGRTLSSSYIPLDDNRQFKAMTTLLQELFAEHSSNGVVNFKYDTKLYYGHLT, from the coding sequence ATGGACACAAATAAAGTTACAGATGCAGAAACAAGATTTTCTAGCCGGGTCATGTATTACAACAAGTACCGACCCTCTTATCCTAATGAAATTATTGGTTATCTGTCACATCAACTAGATTTATCGCCTTCATCGGTCATTGCAGACATTGGCTCAGGAACTGGTATATTATCCGAACTTTTCTTGAAAAATGGCAATCAGGTATTTGGGGTTGAGCCTAATAGAGAAATGCGGACGGAGGCTGAGTCCTTACTTAAACTATATCCTAACTTTACTAGTATAGACGGTTCCGCTGAATTAACTACTCTTAAGTCTCTTAGTATCGACTTTATTGTGGCAGGACAGTCCTTTCATTGGTTTGATCTACAAAAAGCTAGACGTGAGTTTTTGCGGCTATTAAATCCCCAGTCTTGGGTAGTGCTGATTTGGAATGATCGTCAAACTGATACGACTCCTTTTTTAAAAGCATATGAATATTTTTTACTTAAAAATAGTACTGATTATGAACAAGTCAATCATAAAAATGTAAATGAAGACATTTTGAATGAGTTCTTTGGTCACTCTAAATATCAACTTAAACAGTTTCCTAATGAGCAAATTTTTGATTATGACGGACTACTTGGAAGAACTTTATCCTCTTCTTATATACCCTTAGACGATAATCGTCAGTTTAAGGCAATGACTACTTTGCTTCAAGAACTATTTGCTGAACATTCGAGTAATGGAGTTGTCAATTTTAAATATGACACAAAGTTATATTATGGGCACCTTACTTAA